A genomic segment from Leptolyngbya boryana PCC 6306 encodes:
- a CDS encoding hybrid sensor histidine kinase/response regulator, whose translation MATRAALLKLRRAINLTTLRQFFQSGLEQETTRVRHYGLALLVIAVALGMTLSFASLLQNTPTALFYLAVMISSWFGGFGPGLFATLLSTIFLNYFFLEPYHSFSAIDLKTVVQSGVFAIASILISYLNESRLNANRRAKANFKAWRNSESQWTHITKSNIIGIFSANFQGSMTDANDAFLKMIGYTREDLLAGRIRWDTMTPPEYQQVSQRSQHELRTVGFCKPFEKEYIRKDGSRVPILLGSVLRDDRTVIGFVLDRSEAKRNEAERQQAEAALRQSEERLRLAMEGAQMGTWDVDLITGKALWSDRHFLMLGYEPTPTGEASEKMWYDRIHPDDRELVALEWQQSRQEHRNYCAECRMIRADTQQIAWVSGLGSFVYNSDGTAIRSIGVLFDITERKRDEEALRRSEERFRISQELSLDAFTLLDSVRDETGRIIDFIWTYANPKAAEILQHPVEDLIGQRLLEVLPGNQINSELFERYVRVVETGEPHDIELSYVADGITGWFRNMTVKLRDGVAISFGDITQRKQAEIDLRESEERLRLALTAANQGLYDLNVQTGEAIVNAEYARMLGYELDEFQETNAKWRDRLHPDDLAVTAQAYEDYIANKRNLYRVEFRQRTKSGDWKWILSIGKIVAWDDQGQPLRMLGIHTDMTDAKEREAERSRVEVTLRERKQRLDLATKAANLGVFEWNIQTDQAVWENSRMYEIFGRTLADGALSKTELINTAVHPDDRESLELKLTESMVQGSAYQAVYRICRHDNGQWRWIEANGQVEFAADGMPLRLVGILNDITDRKHAEQDLQTAEERLRLALNAARMVVWDWDLLANRVVCSENSEEVWGTQIGTVDDFLTAIHPDDRAPVAQAIGDAQQEGMFQCEYRVIAPDQTVRWLHSRGRTYFNAQGQAERMIGVSLDVSKRVQIEAERDLLLRQEQAARGEAERANRIKDEFLAVLSHELRSPLNPILGWTKLLQSQKFSPERAAQALATIERNAKLQAQLIEDLLDVSRILQGKMAVNVSSVNLATTIKAAIETVRLAAEAKNIQIHATLDDDGSHENIVAGDAARLQQIVWNLLTNAVKFTPQAGRIEVRLDRRDGFAQIQVQDTGKGISPDFLPYVFDYFRQEDGATTRKFGGLGLGLALVQHLTEQHGGTVSAESAGDGQGATFTIRLPLQTLPCETASEPPPTTSTADLRDLKILVVDDEADMCNLMETILETYGIEVKVAASGMAALTILEQWKPDLLISDIGMPEMDGYMLMRQIRRLEAVQRESLSAEHPGSNRAIAKQANLPAIALTAYAGEFNQHQAFNAGFQQHLAKPIEPERLVNAIASLVKTRQNCS comes from the coding sequence ATGGCAACTCGGGCAGCGCTTTTAAAGTTGCGTAGAGCAATAAACTTAACCACACTACGGCAGTTTTTCCAAAGCGGTTTAGAGCAAGAAACAACTCGAGTCAGGCACTACGGTCTTGCGCTGCTGGTCATTGCAGTTGCTTTAGGCATGACCTTGTCCTTCGCCTCCCTATTGCAAAACACACCGACTGCACTATTTTACCTGGCAGTCATGATCAGTTCCTGGTTTGGAGGCTTTGGACCTGGCTTGTTTGCAACGCTATTGTCCACGATTTTTCTCAACTATTTTTTTCTAGAACCCTACCATTCGTTCAGTGCTATCGATCTTAAAACGGTGGTTCAGTCTGGCGTATTTGCAATCGCGTCAATTTTGATCAGTTACTTGAATGAATCTCGCCTGAATGCAAACCGTCGAGCTAAGGCTAACTTCAAAGCTTGGCGCAATAGTGAATCTCAATGGACTCACATTACGAAGTCGAATATTATCGGCATCTTTTCAGCCAATTTTCAGGGTTCGATGACCGATGCCAACGATGCCTTTTTGAAAATGATCGGCTATACCCGAGAAGATCTCCTCGCTGGAAGAATCCGGTGGGATACGATGACCCCGCCAGAATATCAGCAGGTGAGTCAGCGATCGCAGCATGAACTTCGCACGGTTGGGTTTTGTAAACCGTTTGAAAAAGAATACATTCGCAAAGATGGGTCGCGGGTGCCGATTTTGCTCGGCTCGGTGCTGCGTGACGATCGAACTGTCATCGGCTTTGTGCTGGATCGCAGCGAAGCAAAACGCAACGAAGCAGAACGCCAGCAGGCAGAAGCCGCATTGCGCCAAAGTGAGGAAAGGCTACGCTTGGCGATGGAAGGCGCACAAATGGGCACTTGGGATGTGGATCTGATCACCGGAAAAGCCCTATGGTCAGACCGACATTTCCTGATGCTGGGGTATGAACCAACCCCGACAGGCGAAGCGTCCGAAAAGATGTGGTATGACCGAATTCATCCAGACGATCGCGAACTGGTGGCGTTGGAATGGCAACAGTCTCGCCAAGAGCATCGAAACTACTGCGCCGAGTGTCGCATGATCCGAGCAGATACTCAGCAGATTGCTTGGGTATCTGGACTCGGTAGTTTTGTTTACAACTCAGATGGAACAGCAATTCGATCGATTGGAGTCTTGTTTGATATCACCGAACGCAAGCGGGATGAGGAGGCTTTACGACGGAGTGAAGAACGGTTCCGCATCAGTCAAGAACTCTCGCTAGATGCCTTTACGCTGCTCGATAGTGTACGGGATGAAACCGGGAGGATCATCGATTTTATTTGGACTTATGCCAACCCCAAAGCTGCCGAAATTCTCCAGCACCCTGTCGAAGACTTGATTGGTCAACGACTCCTAGAAGTGCTTCCCGGCAATCAAATCAACAGCGAATTGTTTGAACGTTATGTGCGTGTGGTGGAAACAGGCGAACCCCATGATATCGAACTGTCTTATGTAGCTGACGGCATCACCGGATGGTTTCGCAATATGACGGTGAAATTAAGAGATGGGGTTGCCATTTCGTTTGGTGATATTACCCAACGCAAGCAAGCAGAAATTGACCTGCGGGAGAGTGAGGAGCGCTTACGCTTGGCGTTAACTGCTGCCAATCAGGGATTGTATGATCTGAACGTGCAAACCGGTGAAGCGATCGTCAATGCAGAATATGCGCGGATGCTCGGATATGAGCTAGATGAATTTCAAGAAACCAATGCCAAATGGCGCGATCGCTTACATCCCGATGATCTCGCTGTCACCGCTCAGGCTTATGAAGATTATATTGCCAACAAGCGGAATCTCTATCGGGTGGAGTTCAGACAACGCACGAAATCGGGCGATTGGAAATGGATTTTATCGATCGGTAAGATCGTCGCGTGGGACGATCAGGGGCAGCCGTTGCGGATGCTAGGAATCCATACCGACATGACCGATGCCAAAGAGCGTGAAGCGGAACGCAGTCGGGTGGAAGTCACATTGCGCGAACGAAAACAACGGCTTGACTTGGCAACCAAGGCAGCAAACTTAGGGGTGTTTGAATGGAACATCCAAACTGATCAAGCCGTTTGGGAAAACTCCCGAATGTACGAGATTTTCGGGCGAACTTTAGCCGATGGCGCACTCAGCAAAACGGAGTTAATCAACACTGCCGTTCATCCCGACGATCGAGAGTCGCTTGAATTGAAGTTAACGGAAAGCATGGTGCAGGGCAGTGCCTATCAGGCAGTTTACCGCATCTGTCGGCACGATAATGGTCAGTGGCGCTGGATCGAGGCTAATGGGCAAGTCGAGTTTGCAGCCGATGGTATGCCCCTTCGTTTGGTTGGGATATTGAATGATATTACCGATCGTAAGCACGCAGAACAAGATTTACAGACTGCGGAGGAGCGGTTGCGCCTCGCGCTCAATGCTGCACGAATGGTGGTTTGGGATTGGGATTTGCTTGCAAATCGAGTAGTTTGTTCCGAGAATTCTGAGGAAGTTTGGGGCACACAAATTGGCACTGTGGATGATTTCCTTACTGCAATCCATCCCGACGATCGTGCCCCTGTGGCACAAGCGATTGGAGACGCGCAGCAGGAAGGAATGTTCCAGTGTGAGTATCGAGTGATTGCCCCTGATCAAACGGTGCGCTGGTTGCACAGCCGAGGGCGCACCTATTTCAATGCGCAGGGACAAGCAGAACGAATGATTGGAGTGTCTCTGGATGTAAGTAAACGAGTGCAAATCGAAGCGGAGCGAGACTTACTGCTCCGGCAGGAACAAGCTGCCCGTGGAGAAGCTGAACGAGCCAACCGCATCAAAGATGAATTTTTAGCGGTTTTGTCTCACGAACTGCGATCGCCGCTTAATCCGATTCTCGGTTGGACAAAACTGCTACAAAGCCAGAAATTTAGCCCGGAAAGAGCGGCTCAGGCACTTGCCACGATAGAACGCAATGCCAAGCTGCAAGCCCAACTCATTGAAGATTTGCTTGATGTCTCGCGAATTTTACAGGGCAAGATGGCGGTCAATGTTAGTTCTGTGAATTTGGCAACGACGATCAAGGCAGCGATCGAAACCGTTCGCCTCGCTGCAGAAGCGAAAAATATTCAAATTCACGCCACTCTCGATGACGATGGAAGTCATGAAAATATTGTTGCCGGAGATGCGGCTCGGCTTCAGCAAATCGTTTGGAACCTTTTGACCAATGCAGTCAAGTTTACGCCGCAGGCTGGACGGATTGAAGTACGCCTCGATCGCCGCGATGGGTTTGCTCAAATTCAAGTGCAGGATACGGGCAAGGGTATCAGCCCCGATTTTCTCCCTTATGTGTTCGACTATTTTCGGCAGGAGGATGGAGCGACGACCCGAAAATTTGGCGGTCTGGGATTAGGACTCGCGCTTGTGCAACATTTAACCGAACAGCATGGCGGAACAGTCAGCGCAGAAAGTGCTGGAGACGGACAGGGAGCTACGTTCACGATTCGCTTGCCGTTGCAAACGCTGCCTTGCGAAACCGCCTCAGAGCCACCGCCCACGACCTCAACGGCTGACCTACGCGATTTGAAGATTCTGGTCGTCGATGACGAAGCGGATATGTGCAACTTGATGGAGACGATTTTGGAAACCTATGGCATAGAGGTTAAAGTTGCTGCCTCCGGAATGGCAGCGTTAACGATTCTGGAACAATGGAAGCCAGATTTACTCATTAGTGATATTGGGATGCCGGAGATGGATGGCTATATGTTGATGCGCCAGATCCGACGCTTGGAGGCTGTGCAACGCGAATCTTTGTCAGCAGAACACCCTGGAAGCAATCGTGCGATCGCAAAACAAGCTAACCTGCCCGCGATCGCACTGACTGCTTATGCTGGAGAATTCAATCAACACCAAGCATTCAATGCCGGATTCCAACAACATCTTGCCAAACCGATAGAGCCAGAGCGATTAGTGAATGCGATCGCATCCCTGGTTAAAACTCGCCAGAATTGCTCCTGA
- the purT gene encoding formate-dependent phosphoribosylglycinamide formyltransferase, whose translation MVDLTLWGTSLTSTAQRLLLLGSGELGKEVAIEAMRLGLEIIAVDSYANAPAMQVAHRSHVINMLDGAQVRQIVEQEKPGLIVPEVEAIATATLVELEQEGWKVIPTAKATQLTMNREGIRRLAAEELGLKTSPYRFAETEAEYQQAIAEVGFPCVVKPVMSSSGKGQSTVRTEADVNPAWEYAQAGGRTKGGRVIIEGFISFDTEITLLTVRSASGTHFCPPIGHIQVSGDYRESWQPCALHPQTLERCQEIAEKITTALGGWGLFGVELFIQGASDTEQTVYFSEVSPRPHDTGMVTLISQNMSEFELHVRAITGLPIDEITLIQPGASAVILADVAGDNPRFTGISEALQIPTSKVRLFGKPRAYRNRRMGVALALGNTVEQARERAKSSAAAVTVLVDNGESMSSR comes from the coding sequence ATGGTTGATCTGACACTCTGGGGTACGTCCCTGACTTCCACTGCTCAACGGCTTCTCTTACTTGGCTCTGGCGAACTGGGCAAAGAAGTTGCTATTGAAGCGATGCGTCTGGGCTTGGAAATCATTGCAGTTGATAGCTATGCGAATGCACCTGCAATGCAGGTCGCCCATCGATCGCATGTGATCAATATGCTGGATGGAGCACAAGTGCGGCAAATTGTGGAGCAGGAAAAACCGGGACTGATTGTGCCGGAAGTCGAAGCGATCGCGACGGCTACCCTGGTTGAACTGGAACAGGAAGGCTGGAAAGTCATTCCCACCGCAAAGGCAACTCAGCTGACGATGAATCGAGAGGGAATTCGACGGCTCGCTGCCGAAGAGTTAGGACTGAAAACCTCACCCTACCGTTTTGCTGAGACAGAAGCGGAATATCAGCAAGCGATCGCAGAGGTGGGATTCCCCTGTGTCGTCAAACCTGTCATGAGTTCCTCTGGAAAAGGTCAGAGTACCGTTCGTACTGAGGCAGACGTAAACCCTGCCTGGGAATATGCCCAAGCTGGGGGACGCACCAAAGGCGGGCGCGTGATTATTGAAGGATTTATCTCCTTTGACACTGAGATTACTTTACTAACAGTTCGCTCTGCTTCGGGGACACACTTTTGTCCACCCATTGGACATATTCAAGTCAGTGGCGACTATCGAGAATCCTGGCAACCCTGCGCTCTGCATCCCCAGACGCTAGAACGGTGCCAAGAGATTGCGGAAAAGATTACGACAGCGCTTGGAGGATGGGGTCTCTTTGGCGTTGAACTCTTTATTCAGGGAGCTAGCGACACCGAGCAAACGGTTTACTTCAGTGAAGTGAGTCCTCGTCCTCACGATACTGGAATGGTGACGCTGATTAGTCAGAATATGTCTGAATTTGAGTTGCATGTGCGGGCAATCACTGGGCTTCCGATCGATGAAATTACCCTCATCCAACCCGGAGCCTCGGCTGTGATTCTCGCCGATGTGGCAGGCGACAATCCTCGATTTACGGGAATCAGTGAAGCATTGCAGATCCCGACGAGTAAAGTTCGTCTGTTTGGCAAGCCTCGGGCTTATCGGAATCGTCGGATGGGAGTTGCTTTGGCGCTCGGCAATACGGTGGAGCAAGCTAGAGAGCGAGCAAAATCAAGCGCGGCGGCTGTTACTGTTTTGGTCGATAACGGCGAATCAATGAGTTCGAGATGA
- the arr gene encoding NAD(+)--rifampin ADP-ribosyltransferase: protein MTATDDMIPKQFYHGTRANLKPGDLIEPGYNSNYGQRKKASYVYLTATLDAAIWGAELAVGEAPGRIYIVEPTGSIMDDPNLTDKKYPGNPTKSYRSREPLRVTGEVTDWQGHSPEALKTMKDNLERLKQLGIEAIDD, encoded by the coding sequence ATGACAGCTACCGACGATATGATTCCGAAGCAGTTCTATCATGGCACACGAGCTAACCTGAAGCCGGGAGACCTAATCGAACCGGGCTACAACTCAAACTACGGTCAGAGGAAGAAGGCGAGCTACGTTTACTTGACTGCCACTCTAGATGCAGCCATTTGGGGAGCAGAACTGGCAGTTGGCGAAGCGCCCGGTAGAATTTACATCGTGGAACCAACTGGCTCAATTATGGATGATCCCAATCTGACAGACAAAAAATACCCAGGAAATCCCACGAAATCCTACCGCTCACGGGAGCCACTGCGGGTGACGGGCGAGGTTACAGATTGGCAGGGGCACTCTCCCGAAGCGCTCAAGACCATGAAAGACAACCTTGAGCGACTGAAACAACTTGGGATTGAGGCGATCGACGACTGA
- a CDS encoding arylamine N-acetyltransferase family protein produces the protein MESLSETINLDAYFQRIGYGGSASPTLETLQAIHLHHATTIAFENLTPLLKQPVLLDLKSLEKKLIHDRRGGYCFEQNLLLRSVLIALGFQVKNLAARVLWNLPEGTIMPRSHMLLHVEIDGKPYLADVGFGGITQTAPLSLTPDIEQKTPHEPFRVIATEQTYILQAKLNGEWKPLYRFDLQEQYLSDYEVSNWYVSTHPNSRFVTGLMAARPDTDCRYSLLNNQLTTHYLNGQTERRILKDVTEFHHVLEDLFRLQLPMTSDLDRVLQQLMTSG, from the coding sequence GTGGAATCTTTGTCAGAAACCATTAATCTAGATGCCTATTTCCAGCGAATCGGTTATGGAGGCAGCGCATCTCCCACGCTTGAGACATTGCAGGCGATTCACTTGCATCATGCAACAACGATCGCATTTGAGAACCTGACTCCCTTGCTCAAGCAACCTGTTCTTTTAGATCTCAAATCCTTAGAGAAAAAGCTGATTCACGATCGACGGGGTGGCTATTGTTTTGAGCAGAACTTATTACTGCGATCGGTGCTGATTGCTCTGGGCTTTCAGGTGAAGAACTTAGCAGCACGAGTGCTATGGAATCTTCCAGAAGGCACAATCATGCCCCGCAGTCATATGCTGCTGCACGTCGAAATTGACGGCAAGCCCTATCTAGCAGATGTGGGGTTTGGTGGCATCACTCAGACTGCTCCACTGTCACTCACACCAGACATTGAGCAAAAAACGCCACACGAGCCATTTCGGGTCATTGCTACTGAGCAGACTTACATCCTGCAAGCCAAGTTGAATGGCGAGTGGAAACCATTGTATCGATTTGATTTACAAGAACAATACTTGTCAGATTACGAAGTGAGCAACTGGTATGTTTCCACTCATCCAAACTCGCGGTTTGTCACAGGGTTAATGGCAGCCCGCCCAGATACCGATTGTCGCTACAGCTTGCTGAACAATCAACTCACAACTCATTATCTCAATGGGCAAACCGAGCGGCGGATCTTGAAAGATGTGACCGAGTTTCATCATGTGCTAGAAGATTTATTTCGCTTGCAGCTACCGATGACTTCGGATCTCGATCGCGTCTTGCAGCAGTTGATGACATCCGGTTAA
- a CDS encoding cupin domain-containing protein has translation MSLPLILQPGEGRSVQIRTSTCTFKATGQETHGHFGLFEFVMEAGANGASPHIHKELTEMFYVVEGEVELLVGERHIIAEPKAFILVPENTPHGFANVGQTQATLLILFCPADSREQYFEGLAELTKDGRQPSQEELLELMQRFDQYPVLQSE, from the coding sequence ATGTCACTTCCATTAATTCTGCAACCTGGAGAAGGGCGCTCTGTCCAAATTCGCACTAGCACCTGTACATTTAAAGCGACTGGGCAAGAAACGCATGGGCATTTTGGACTGTTCGAGTTTGTGATGGAAGCGGGAGCGAATGGAGCCAGTCCGCATATTCACAAAGAACTGACTGAGATGTTTTACGTTGTGGAAGGTGAAGTCGAACTGCTTGTAGGTGAACGTCATATCATTGCTGAACCCAAAGCTTTTATCCTCGTCCCTGAAAATACACCGCATGGATTCGCTAACGTGGGTCAGACTCAGGCAACGCTATTAATCTTGTTTTGTCCTGCTGATTCTCGTGAACAATATTTTGAGGGTTTGGCAGAATTAACCAAAGATGGACGACAACCCAGCCAAGAAGAACTTCTAGAATTGATGCAGCGATTTGATCAATATCCGGTTCTGCAGTCTGAATAG
- a CDS encoding ABC transporter permease gives MQTAKKPFSYYLLAGFFGLFVLFLYGSMFAVFILSLQGPEGSLTFPMKGFSFYWLGQVFQQQRVGNFVDAFWRSLFLGLLVSIITVTISVMSGLAFRDRFKGSTALFYLAISSLIVPSILISLGIGIVFSLLDLSNDWYTSALGGHLTWSLPFAFLIMLGIFGRFNPAYEEAARDLGASEMTTFWQVVFPLIASSVIGVGLLGFTLSYDEFTRTSLISGETNTLPLEIFGMTTNVTSPALYALGTLTTLFSFGLIAISIFAIQLLSDRQTKPKQ, from the coding sequence ATGCAAACTGCTAAAAAACCATTCTCATACTATCTTCTGGCTGGATTTTTTGGACTATTTGTGTTGTTCCTTTATGGTTCAATGTTCGCCGTCTTTATACTCTCGCTTCAAGGTCCTGAAGGCTCACTCACCTTCCCCATGAAAGGGTTTAGCTTTTATTGGTTAGGACAAGTGTTTCAGCAACAACGAGTCGGAAACTTTGTCGATGCATTTTGGCGATCGCTCTTTTTGGGCTTGCTCGTTTCAATCATCACGGTCACGATTAGCGTGATGTCGGGACTGGCATTTCGCGATCGCTTCAAAGGCTCAACGGCACTGTTTTATTTAGCAATCTCTAGCTTAATTGTTCCGAGCATTCTCATCTCACTCGGAATTGGCATTGTCTTTAGCTTGCTAGATTTAAGCAACGACTGGTACACCTCTGCATTAGGGGGACATCTCACTTGGAGTTTACCGTTTGCTTTCTTGATTATGTTAGGAATCTTTGGGCGATTTAACCCAGCTTACGAAGAAGCGGCACGTGATCTGGGTGCAAGTGAGATGACTACTTTTTGGCAAGTCGTTTTCCCATTGATTGCTTCAAGCGTGATCGGGGTTGGACTCCTTGGATTTACTCTGTCCTATGATGAATTTACTCGAACTTCGCTGATCTCTGGAGAAACGAATACGCTCCCGCTCGAAATCTTTGGGATGACCACAAATGTGACCTCCCCGGCACTCTATGCACTGGGAACACTTACTACACTATTCTCGTTTGGGCTGATTGCGATCTCGATTTTTGCAATTCAATTGCTCAGCGATCGACAAACCAAGCCAAAGCAATAA
- a CDS encoding ABC transporter permease: MRTWNTTRPYLLAAPQTLVLLAFLVLPIAAIVIVSFWEFNGYAMTPAFTLSNYLSIFSSTTIATYLNTFKFAALVWAICLLICYPVAYFLSFHIKSTKWQTIWFLVCTVPFLTSNIIRMISWIPFLGREGLVNKSLLALHVIDQPLEKLLFSDFSVVLAMVHLYALFMVAPVFNSMMRIDRSLVAAAEDLGASPFQIQKEIILPLSAPGIAIGTIFIVTLVMGEFATVRLMGGGQVASVGNLIKNQIGSLQYPLAAANAVVLLIVTLMLVFAILRVVDIRKEL; the protein is encoded by the coding sequence ATGCGAACTTGGAATACAACTCGCCCTTATTTATTAGCAGCCCCTCAAACGCTGGTATTGCTGGCATTTCTGGTGTTGCCGATCGCGGCGATCGTGATTGTTAGTTTTTGGGAGTTCAACGGCTACGCCATGACTCCAGCTTTTACGTTAAGTAACTATCTCAGCATTTTCTCAAGTACGACGATCGCAACTTATCTGAACACATTTAAGTTTGCGGCATTGGTGTGGGCGATTTGTCTGCTGATTTGCTATCCCGTTGCTTATTTTCTGTCATTTCACATTAAAAGCACCAAATGGCAAACGATTTGGTTTTTGGTGTGTACAGTTCCGTTTCTCACCTCGAACATTATTCGGATGATTTCGTGGATTCCTTTCCTTGGAAGAGAAGGACTGGTCAACAAGTCTCTTCTTGCCTTACATGTGATTGATCAACCGCTTGAAAAGCTTCTGTTCTCAGACTTCTCAGTCGTACTAGCAATGGTACATCTCTATGCTCTGTTTATGGTTGCGCCTGTGTTTAATAGCATGATGCGAATTGATCGATCGCTCGTTGCTGCGGCAGAAGATTTAGGCGCGTCGCCGTTTCAAATTCAGAAAGAAATTATTTTGCCGTTGAGTGCACCGGGAATTGCGATCGGGACAATTTTCATCGTCACCTTGGTGATGGGAGAATTTGCAACCGTGCGATTGATGGGAGGTGGACAGGTTGCATCCGTTGGGAATCTGATCAAAAACCAGATTGGAAGTTTGCAATATCCATTAGCAGCAGCGAATGCAGTCGTATTGCTCATCGTGACTCTGATGCTCGTCTTTGCCATTCTGCGCGTTGTCGATATTCGTAAGGAGCTTTAG
- a CDS encoding iron uptake porin, giving the protein MFNFLRHGLGQGFAVFFSIALLNQIATAQEGSQAVQSENLTKDLTKDLTKVSDLADSTNQSFGQVTSVSQLSDVRPTDWAFQALQSLVERYGCIAGYPDRTYRGNRALTRYEFAAGLNACLDRVNELIAASTADLVKKEDLATLQKLQEQFAAELATLRGRVDSLEARTSTLEKQQFSTTTKLIGNVVFGVAGAFGSDKAVSSSAGLSPNPPGQAGAPGVVPAQPRVPIDDNIIFSNRVRLVLTTSFTGRDKLITRLQAGNTPNLALATGTDSAKLSFQETRGNQVVINQLEYRFPLGDRGTAFIEAFGFLDLFVPTLHPLDGDYDTVLTGFSLRSPIYFPSGVTGVGFNYNITDTINIGGGYLAGNPTANNPSSGGGLFNGPYGALGQVTFRPNDKFAIALTYLNAYDDGTGNAPPGGFFGSKNAAFPFGATPVVTNGFGVQAEYRFSPTFSINGWYYRANASSKSGVTDGADATIQAWAVALAFPDLGKKGNLGGLIVGMPSKATSNDVQGFRDPNTSIQIEAFYRYMLNDKIGITPGLIVITNPEHNSANDTVYLGVLRTTFNF; this is encoded by the coding sequence ATGTTTAATTTTCTCAGACATGGGCTGGGACAGGGTTTTGCTGTCTTTTTCTCGATCGCATTACTCAATCAAATTGCAACAGCCCAAGAAGGTTCTCAGGCTGTCCAAAGCGAAAATCTTACGAAAGATCTCACCAAAGATCTCACGAAAGTCAGCGATTTAGCTGACTCTACGAATCAGAGTTTCGGGCAAGTCACATCGGTTTCACAGCTTTCCGATGTCAGACCTACCGATTGGGCGTTTCAAGCCTTGCAATCCCTTGTTGAGCGATATGGCTGTATTGCAGGGTATCCCGACCGTACCTATCGCGGCAATCGTGCACTCACGCGCTATGAATTTGCAGCAGGTCTGAATGCTTGTCTCGATCGCGTCAATGAACTGATTGCGGCTTCAACTGCCGACTTAGTCAAGAAAGAAGACCTTGCAACACTGCAAAAGCTGCAAGAACAATTTGCGGCTGAACTTGCAACGCTCCGAGGTCGCGTAGATTCATTGGAAGCGCGAACCTCAACGCTTGAGAAACAGCAATTCTCAACGACGACAAAATTGATTGGAAATGTAGTCTTTGGGGTTGCTGGTGCATTTGGATCAGATAAAGCGGTGAGTTCGAGTGCAGGACTTTCACCGAATCCGCCTGGACAAGCAGGCGCACCCGGAGTTGTTCCCGCGCAACCGCGTGTGCCGATCGATGACAATATCATCTTTTCCAATCGCGTTCGACTGGTGCTGACGACCAGCTTTACCGGACGAGATAAGCTCATCACCCGTCTACAAGCCGGAAATACACCGAATCTTGCTCTTGCAACCGGAACCGATTCTGCAAAGCTATCCTTTCAGGAAACCCGAGGCAATCAGGTTGTGATTAACCAGCTTGAGTATCGGTTTCCCTTAGGCGATCGTGGAACAGCATTCATCGAAGCATTTGGATTCTTAGATTTATTTGTTCCGACATTACACCCGCTCGACGGAGACTATGATACGGTTCTGACTGGGTTTAGCTTGCGGAGTCCAATCTACTTCCCCAGTGGCGTAACCGGAGTCGGCTTCAATTACAACATCACTGACACGATCAACATTGGAGGGGGTTACTTAGCAGGAAATCCGACTGCAAACAATCCTTCGAGCGGAGGTGGATTGTTCAACGGACCCTATGGCGCACTGGGTCAAGTCACCTTCCGACCCAATGATAAATTTGCGATCGCGCTAACTTATCTGAATGCTTACGACGACGGTACAGGGAATGCGCCTCCAGGGGGATTCTTTGGCAGTAAAAATGCTGCTTTCCCATTTGGAGCGACTCCGGTAGTGACGAATGGTTTTGGGGTTCAAGCAGAGTATCGGTTTAGTCCAACGTTCAGCATCAATGGCTGGTACTATCGGGCAAATGCAAGCTCCAAAAGTGGCGTGACAGATGGAGCCGATGCAACCATTCAAGCGTGGGCAGTGGCACTAGCGTTCCCGGATTTGGGTAAGAAGGGGAATTTAGGAGGCTTGATTGTGGGGATGCCGTCCAAAGCAACCTCGAATGATGTGCAAGGCTTCCGAGATCCGAATACCTCAATTCAAATTGAAGCGTTCTATCGATATATGCTGAACGACAAGATTGGCATCACACCGGGACTAATTGTGATTACCAATCCAGAACACAACAGCGCCAACGACACTGTTTATCTAGGAGTTCTGCGGACAACCTTCAATTTCTAA